A genomic segment from Glycine max cultivar Williams 82 chromosome 1, Glycine_max_v4.0, whole genome shotgun sequence encodes:
- the LOC100780903 gene encoding ACT domain-containing protein ACR8, with protein sequence MEWPACTDEYEKLIIRMNTPRVVIDNSVFSSATLVKVDSARRHGILLDAVEVLADLNLSIKKAYISADGKWFMDVFHVTDQNGNKIIDESVLKYIEQSLGNIHYGRTNLSNGLTALELTGTDRVGLLSEVFAVLADLQCDVVESKVWTHNGRIASLIYVKDSSSGSAIEDSQKINKIELRLRNVLKGDNDIRSAKISFSMAVMHTERRLHQLMFVDRDYERAPILKLTSDNASVTVQNWEGRGYSVVNVQCKDRTKLLFDIVCNLTDMEYVVFHATINTDGDRAYLEFYIRHKDGTPISSEPERQRVIQCLKAAVERRASEGVRLELCTEDRQGLLAEVVRTFRENGLNVTRAEISTIGNMAKNIFYVTDAIGNPADSKIIESVRQKIGLSNLEVKELPLINHQEAEREDQAVGMGGAVLLSIGSLVRRNLYHLGLIKSCS encoded by the exons ATGGAGTGGCCTGCGTGTACGGACGAATACGAAAAGCTCATAATTCGGATGAACACTCCCAG GGTTGTCATTGACAATTCCGTTTTCTCCTCAGCTACGCTAGTCAAG GTTGACAGCGCCAGAAGGCATGGTATTCTATTGGATGCTGTAGAAGTGCTAGCTGACCTGAACCTTTCAATTAAGAAAGCGTATATTTCTGCTGATGGCAAGTGGTTCATGGATG TTTTTCATGTCACCGATCAAAATGGAAACAAGATAATCGACGAgagtgttttaaaatatattgaacag TCACTTGGGAACATTCACTATGGAAGAACCAACCTCTCTAACGGTCTCACTGCGTTGGAATTAACAGGAACTGACCGAGTTGGTCTTTTATCGGAAGTGTTTGCTGTACTGGCTGATCTTCAATGTGATGTGGTTGAGTCTAAGGTTTGGACACACAATGGCCGTATTGCCTCCTTAATCTATGTAAAAGATTCTAGTTCTGGGTCTGCTATTGAGGACTCTCAGAAAATTAATAAGATTGAATTGCGCTTAAGAAATGTTTTGAAGGGAGACAATGACATTAGAAGTGCAAAAATTTCTTTCTCTATGGCCGTGATGCACACTGAAAGAAGGCTACATCAGTTGATGTTTGTTGACCGTGATTATGAAAGGGCTCCTATTCTTAAATTGACTTCCGATAACGCATCGGTGACAGTCCAGAATTGGGAAGGAAGGGGTTATTCAGTCGTGAATGTTCAGTGCAAAGATCGAACCAAGCTATTATTTGACATTGTATGCAATTTGACAGACATGGAATATGTTGTATTCCATGCAACTATTAACACTGATGGTGACCGAGCTTACTTG GAATTTTATATAAGACACAAGGATGGGACTCCAATTAGTTCAGAACCAGAACGTCAACGTGTAATTCAATGCTTAAAAGCTGCTGTAGAGAGAAGGGCATCTGAG GGTGTTCGATTAGAGTTATGCACAGAAGACAGGCAGGGGCTTCTAGCAGAAGTGGTGAGAACATTCCGAGAGAATGGGCTCAATGTGACCAGGGCTGAGATATCTACCATAGGGAATATggctaaaaatatattctatgTAACGGATGCGATTGGAAATCCAGCTGATTCCAAAATTATCGAATCTGTTAGGCAGAAAATTGGGTTAAGCAATTTAGAGGTGAAGGAGTTGCCATTGATAAATCATCAGGAGGCAGAGAGAGAGGATCAAGCGGTTGGAATGGGTGGGGCAGTGTTGTTGTCCATTGGGAGCCTTGTGAGAAGGAATCTGTACCATTTGGGACTAATCAAATCCTGTTCTTAA